A stretch of Paenibacillus mucilaginosus 3016 DNA encodes these proteins:
- a CDS encoding amino acid ABC transporter permease, with product MDFTGAYAPENMRFLMQGLYVTLKVAFFSTIFAFLIGSLVGTLRFARIPVVAQVLAVLVEIVRNLPLLLIIFFTRFALPEAGLKVFQNAEYAAIVALTVFEAAMISEIVRSGLQSIERGQMEAARSSGLTYVQALWYILLPQAMRRMVPPMVSQFISLLKDTSLATVIVLAELTHHMQLIAAKNANWVIPIFILGALIYFVVNYALSILAKRLEARQV from the coding sequence ATGGACTTTACCGGAGCTTATGCACCGGAGAATATGCGGTTTTTGATGCAGGGGCTGTATGTAACTCTCAAAGTGGCCTTCTTCTCCACCATCTTCGCCTTCCTGATCGGCTCCCTTGTGGGAACGCTCCGTTTCGCGCGCATTCCGGTGGTGGCGCAGGTGCTGGCCGTCTTGGTAGAAATCGTCCGGAATCTGCCGCTGCTGCTCATCATCTTCTTCACCCGGTTCGCGCTGCCTGAGGCAGGTCTCAAGGTGTTCCAGAATGCGGAATATGCGGCGATTGTAGCCCTTACCGTCTTCGAGGCGGCGATGATCTCGGAGATTGTCCGAAGCGGACTGCAGTCGATCGAGAGGGGCCAGATGGAGGCGGCACGCTCGTCGGGTCTGACTTACGTACAGGCGCTCTGGTATATCCTGCTGCCTCAGGCGATGCGCCGTATGGTGCCTCCAATGGTCAGCCAGTTCATCTCGCTGCTCAAGGATACCTCCCTGGCCACAGTGATCGTGCTGGCTGAGCTGACGCACCACATGCAGCTGATCGCCGCGAAGAACGCCAACTGGGTCATCCCGATCTTCATTCTCGGGGCACTCATCTACTTTGTAGTGAACTATGCGCTGTCCATTCTCGCCAAGAGGCTCGAAGCCAGACAAGTCTGA
- a CDS encoding amino acid ABC transporter permease, whose amino-acid sequence MQGFGNTVKASLIALVASFILGAVIAVFRISPVKPLNWFGAAYVEFLRNIPLLLIVLLIFLAGPNFGLSFIDGFVAGTLALSIYTSAFIAEAIRAGIQAVPKGQMEAGRSSGLTYIQTMRYIILPQALRIVIPPLGNQFLNLVKNSSVLGVVAGLDLMYFGDIISSQVFVTFSVYIFVAMFYLVLTIPISFGVRYLEKRLAR is encoded by the coding sequence ATGCAGGGGTTCGGCAACACGGTGAAGGCGAGTCTGATCGCTTTGGTCGCCAGCTTTATACTGGGTGCGGTCATCGCCGTCTTCCGGATCTCGCCGGTCAAGCCGCTGAACTGGTTCGGCGCCGCTTATGTCGAGTTTTTGCGGAACATTCCGCTGCTGCTTATTGTACTGCTCATTTTTCTTGCGGGTCCGAATTTCGGGCTGTCCTTCATCGACGGCTTCGTGGCCGGTACCCTTGCTCTCTCCATCTATACCTCGGCGTTCATCGCTGAAGCGATCCGGGCGGGCATCCAGGCTGTGCCGAAGGGGCAGATGGAAGCGGGACGCTCCTCCGGTCTGACCTACATCCAGACCATGCGCTACATTATTCTGCCGCAGGCGCTGCGGATCGTGATTCCGCCGCTCGGCAACCAGTTCCTGAACCTCGTCAAAAATTCCTCCGTCCTCGGTGTGGTGGCGGGGCTCGATCTCATGTACTTCGGCGATATCATTTCATCCCAGGTCTTCGTCACCTTCAGCGTGTATATTTTCGTAGCGATGTTCTATCTTGTACTTACCATTCCGATCTCCTTCGGCGTACGCTATCTGGAGAAACGGCTTGCACGCTAA